From Kineosporia succinea, the proteins below share one genomic window:
- a CDS encoding NYN domain-containing protein — protein sequence MGEEAAPLSADDVTGTELDLLVWDAPNIDMTLSNVIGGRPSAQSRPRFDAVAKWLLAQAGEREVEGAVFANVPPGGAATMRGWVEAIRSFGYAVFARPKLGPLDDVDADMLAHIAERHRTHTLRRLVVASGDGRNFNEPLEELAREGVDVTVLSFVEVAGYAQESEVIRFVDLEDVPGAFTTPLPRVRLDNLPAGGAWLQPTRSMRSLLNENAGANTGA from the coding sequence ATGGGCGAGGAAGCCGCCCCCCTTTCTGCGGACGATGTGACCGGTACCGAGCTGGACCTGCTGGTCTGGGACGCGCCCAACATCGACATGACGCTCTCGAACGTGATCGGCGGCCGTCCCTCGGCCCAGTCCCGGCCGCGGTTCGACGCGGTCGCCAAGTGGCTGCTGGCCCAGGCGGGCGAGCGGGAGGTCGAGGGCGCGGTGTTCGCGAACGTGCCGCCCGGTGGCGCCGCCACCATGCGGGGCTGGGTGGAGGCCATCCGGTCGTTCGGTTACGCGGTGTTCGCCCGGCCCAAGCTGGGCCCGCTCGACGACGTGGACGCCGACATGCTGGCCCACATCGCCGAACGGCACCGCACCCACACGCTGCGGCGTCTGGTGGTGGCCAGCGGTGACGGGCGTAACTTCAACGAGCCGCTCGAGGAGCTGGCGCGCGAGGGCGTCGACGTCACCGTGCTGTCGTTCGTCGAGGTGGCGGGCTACGCGCAGGAGTCCGAGGTGATCCGGTTCGTCGACCTCGAGGACGTGCCCGGGGCCTTCACCACGCCGCTGCCGCGCGTGCGTCTCGACAACCTGCCCGCCGGTGGTGCGTGGCTGCAGCCGACGCGCTCGATGCGCTCGCTGCTCAACGAGAACGCCGGCGCGAACACCGGCGCCTGA
- the pgsA gene encoding CDP-diacylglycerol--glycerol-3-phosphate 3-phosphatidyltransferase, with protein MSATTTAPSNWNIANALTGLRIALVPLFAFLMLHGDGHETSWRIAATVAFGAAIITDRIDGDLARSRGLVTDLGKIADPIADKALIGAALISLSIIGALWWWVTVLVLFRELGITVMRFFMIRYGVMAASRGGKVKTVAQSFAIMLMVCPLPSVVEPVAFVAMAVAVALTLGTGLDYVFQAVRLRRTARGGTPA; from the coding sequence GTGAGCGCCACGACCACGGCGCCCAGCAACTGGAACATCGCGAACGCGCTGACGGGGCTGCGCATCGCGCTGGTCCCGTTGTTCGCCTTCCTGATGCTGCACGGCGACGGGCACGAGACCAGCTGGCGCATCGCGGCCACGGTGGCCTTCGGCGCCGCGATCATCACCGACCGCATCGACGGCGACCTGGCCCGCAGTCGCGGCCTGGTCACCGACCTGGGCAAGATCGCCGACCCGATCGCCGACAAGGCCCTGATCGGCGCCGCCCTGATCTCGCTGTCGATCATCGGGGCGCTGTGGTGGTGGGTCACCGTGCTGGTGCTCTTCCGCGAGCTCGGCATCACCGTCATGCGCTTCTTCATGATCCGCTACGGCGTGATGGCGGCCTCGCGCGGTGGCAAGGTGAAGACCGTTGCCCAGTCGTTCGCGATCATGCTCATGGTCTGCCCCCTGCCCTCCGTGGTGGAGCCGGTGGCCTTCGTGGCGATGGCCGTGGCCGTGGCCCTGACGCTGGGGACGGGCCTCGACTACGTCTTCCAGGCCGTGCGCCTGCGCCGTACCGCGAGAGGCGGGACCCCGGCCTAG
- a CDS encoding DNA-formamidopyrimidine glycosylase family protein, with the protein MPEGDVVLRSARRLHAALAGRELITADLRWPSLAEENLVGLEVLEVVAIGKHLLIRLEQNATLHSHLRMEGSWHVHRTGEPWRRPRTEHEIRAVLANSEWTAIGHHLGMLDLVATDREHTLVGHLGMDILSPAWDPDVAVQRVRDQGTREIGLVLLDQRVIAGIGTFFMSEAAFLRGVNPWTPTSSVTKLDQLVRLAHKLMVVNVDRATQVTTGNARKGQEAYVHARSGRPCRRCGTTIRVAQLGEAPNDRAVFWCPHCQPGVVPTDDGRERRPLGAERAPSGRRTSPRSPYRR; encoded by the coding sequence ATGCCCGAAGGTGACGTCGTTCTGCGGTCCGCGCGCCGGTTGCACGCCGCGCTCGCGGGACGTGAGCTGATCACGGCGGACCTGCGCTGGCCGTCGCTCGCCGAGGAGAACCTGGTCGGCCTGGAGGTGCTCGAGGTCGTCGCGATCGGCAAGCACCTGCTGATCCGGCTCGAGCAGAACGCCACGCTGCACAGCCATCTGCGCATGGAGGGCTCCTGGCACGTGCACCGCACCGGCGAGCCGTGGCGGAGGCCGCGCACCGAGCACGAGATCCGTGCCGTGCTGGCCAACTCGGAGTGGACCGCGATCGGCCATCACCTCGGCATGCTCGACCTGGTCGCCACCGACCGGGAGCACACACTGGTCGGGCACCTGGGCATGGACATCCTCTCCCCCGCCTGGGATCCGGACGTCGCCGTGCAGCGGGTGCGTGACCAGGGCACCCGTGAGATCGGGCTGGTGCTGCTCGATCAGCGGGTGATCGCGGGGATCGGCACGTTCTTCATGAGTGAGGCGGCGTTCCTGCGCGGGGTGAATCCGTGGACGCCGACCTCCTCGGTGACGAAGCTCGACCAGCTGGTGCGCCTCGCGCACAAGCTGATGGTGGTGAACGTCGACCGGGCCACGCAGGTCACCACGGGCAATGCGCGGAAGGGGCAGGAGGCGTACGTGCACGCGCGGTCGGGGCGGCCCTGCCGACGCTGTGGGACGACGATCCGGGTGGCACAGCTCGGGGAGGCACCGAACGACCGCGCGGTGTTCTGGTGCCCGCACTGCCAGCCGGGGGTGGTGCCGACCGACGACGGACGCGAGCGGCGGCCCCTGGGCGCGGAACGCGCACCTTCGGGGCGGCGAACCTCGCCCCGGTCGCCCTACCGGCGCTGA
- a CDS encoding CinA family protein, with protein MVDESAADVDQSAAQIVSALSEQGRTVAVAESLTGGMVSASLVAIAGASAVLRGAVVAYAVDVKRDVLGVDPDLLSANGPVDPEVAAQMAHGVRRLLKADFGLATTGVAGPGPADGAPAGRVFVAVAGALPKVPEPATDQRFYLPVGHGEITAAVLRLDLPGDRAAVRLGSTGRVLELLADLIR; from the coding sequence CTGGTCGACGAGTCAGCTGCGGATGTCGACCAGAGCGCGGCCCAGATCGTTTCAGCCCTGAGCGAACAGGGGCGCACCGTGGCGGTCGCCGAATCGCTCACGGGCGGCATGGTCTCGGCCTCGCTGGTGGCGATCGCGGGTGCGTCGGCGGTGCTGCGCGGGGCCGTCGTGGCCTACGCCGTGGACGTCAAAAGGGATGTTCTGGGCGTCGATCCGGATCTGCTCTCGGCGAACGGCCCCGTCGATCCGGAGGTCGCCGCACAGATGGCTCACGGGGTCCGGCGCCTGCTGAAGGCGGACTTCGGCCTCGCGACGACCGGGGTCGCCGGGCCCGGGCCGGCCGACGGGGCCCCCGCCGGGCGCGTTTTCGTGGCCGTCGCGGGCGCCCTGCCGAAGGTCCCGGAACCGGCGACTGATCAGCGCTTTTACCTCCCCGTAGGTCACGGCGAGATCACGGCCGCGGTGCTCCGGCTGGACCTGCCGGGAGACCGTGCGGCGGTCCGCCTGGGCAGCACCGGCCGGGTGCTCGAACTGCTGGCCGACCTCATCAGGTGA
- a CDS encoding MFS transporter, whose protein sequence is MTPAGRPLRALYAAHTISLTGNMITLIALPLYVLEVTGSASATGAAGVIASLPIVLGDVFGGVVVDRLGYRRASILTDVLGGLFVALVPILHVTVGLPLGAVLALLFVGSLIDAPGQTARRALLPEVAKEAGVPLERAVGWMEATERGARLLGAPVAGFLVVALGALEALFVDTATFMISALLVARLVTFRKPTVDGPVESATSSGIGGVTSKEQSYWTGLREGLTFVAREPVLRAIVLLVVVTNLFDAAGSTVLTPVYAQRELGGAVALGLMVGAMGGGAMVGSLLFGAIGHRLPRRRTLVVAFTICGGPVFFALAAGLPLWALVVVKALAGLAAGAINPILGTVMLERIPDRMRARAFGLINAGCWAGMPLGSLGAGFAVDHLGLRPTLLFIGVVYMVMTLQPARGGVWVGIDRMAKPMPVTA, encoded by the coding sequence ATGACGCCGGCCGGCAGGCCGCTCCGCGCGCTCTACGCCGCCCACACCATCTCGCTGACCGGCAACATGATCACGCTGATCGCCCTGCCGCTCTACGTGCTCGAGGTAACCGGCTCGGCGTCCGCCACCGGTGCCGCCGGAGTGATCGCCAGCCTGCCCATCGTGCTCGGTGACGTCTTCGGCGGGGTCGTGGTCGACCGTCTCGGCTACCGGCGTGCCAGCATCCTCACCGATGTCCTCGGCGGCCTCTTCGTGGCCCTGGTGCCGATCCTCCACGTCACCGTCGGCCTGCCGCTCGGCGCGGTGCTGGCCCTGCTCTTCGTCGGCTCGCTGATCGACGCACCGGGCCAGACCGCGCGTCGCGCCCTCCTGCCGGAGGTGGCGAAGGAGGCCGGGGTTCCGCTGGAACGTGCCGTCGGCTGGATGGAGGCCACCGAGCGGGGCGCGCGGTTGCTGGGGGCGCCCGTGGCCGGGTTCCTCGTCGTGGCGCTGGGGGCGCTCGAGGCCCTGTTCGTCGACACGGCCACGTTCATGATCTCGGCGTTGCTCGTGGCCCGCCTCGTGACGTTCAGGAAACCGACGGTGGACGGGCCGGTCGAGTCGGCCACCTCGTCCGGCATCGGTGGGGTCACCTCGAAGGAGCAGAGCTACTGGACGGGATTGCGGGAAGGGCTGACGTTCGTCGCGAGAGAGCCCGTGCTGCGGGCAATCGTGCTGCTCGTCGTGGTGACGAACCTCTTCGACGCCGCCGGCAGCACGGTGCTCACGCCGGTGTACGCGCAGCGTGAGCTCGGGGGAGCGGTGGCCCTGGGGCTGATGGTGGGGGCGATGGGTGGCGGGGCCATGGTCGGCTCGCTGCTCTTCGGCGCGATCGGCCACCGTCTGCCCCGCCGGCGCACCCTGGTCGTGGCGTTCACCATCTGCGGCGGCCCGGTGTTCTTCGCGCTCGCGGCCGGGCTGCCGCTGTGGGCGCTGGTCGTGGTGAAGGCACTGGCCGGGCTGGCCGCGGGGGCGATCAACCCGATCCTCGGCACGGTCATGCTCGAGCGCATCCCCGACCGCATGCGAGCGCGGGCGTTCGGCCTGATCAACGCCGGGTGCTGGGCCGGGATGCCGCTGGGCAGCCTGGGGGCGGGCTTCGCCGTCGACCACCTGGGGCTGCGGCCCACGCTGCTCTTCATCGGGGTCGTCTACATGGTGATGACGCTCCAGCCGGCGAGGGGCGGGGTCTGGGTGGGCATAGACCGCATGGCCAAACCGATGCCGGTCACGGCCTGA
- a CDS encoding FtsK/SpoIIIE family DNA translocase, whose translation MATRTSTSGGRSSRSAASRSAAGRSRSTSASKGRAPAKKAAAKPPARRSAPSRPALPFRMLAALYMGVAHLLGGGARLVGQGARDLDPDHRRDGLGFILIAAAIVVAAREWWGLPGAVGVGVHAVVAGTVGKVGLVLPLLLFVWGTMVMRRPEEVASVNRIVIGTTAVCVSATGLTHLAAGIPGPSDGAREMRAAGGMIGYLSAAPLNAGVSLWGAVPILLLLAFFGVLVVTATPVYAIPERLRYLHDSLTGMGTDDDVRYLTRRRRGHSDDDGPLHGDEAYAQAIVKPEDGDTAPIPTRPRKKQKVFDLDAAEEADREREAGEIGLSELMDAGRAAPKPKPDLPPPPPPAPSAKLQPVPSKAPEAPETTQLPERVEQLLLAGDVTYHLPPSDILAAGPPPKERSEANDKVVESLTRVFEDFGIDAQVTGFSRGPTVTRYEVEVGQAVKVEKVTALSKNISYAVASADVRILSPIPGKSAIGIEIPNTDRETVSLGDVLRSQTARRSEHPMVMGVGKDVEGGYVIANLAKMPHMLVAGATGAGKSSFVNSMITSLLMRSTPDEVRMVLVDPKRVELTAYEGIPHLITPIITNPKKASEALQWVVKEMDTRYDDLSAFGFKHVDDFNKAIRNGSVVLPPGSDRQLTPYPYLLVVVDELADLMMVAPRDVEDAIVRITQLARAAGIHLVLATQRPSVDVVTGLIKANVPSRMAFATSSVTDSRVVLDQPGAEKLIGQGDALFLPMGASKPMRVQGAWVSESEVERVVEHVKTQLQPVYREDVAAQVVRKEIDEDIGDDLELLLAAAELIVTSQFGSTSMLQRKLRVGFAKAGRLMDLLESRGVVGPSEGSKARDVMVKPDDLPGTLALIRGETPPDDDAGRVEDLWEPGMDDD comes from the coding sequence ATGGCGACCCGTACGTCCACATCTGGCGGCAGATCTTCACGCTCGGCTGCCTCCCGAAGTGCGGCCGGCCGCTCCCGCAGCACCAGTGCGTCCAAGGGCCGCGCGCCGGCCAAGAAGGCAGCCGCGAAACCCCCCGCCCGCCGCAGCGCGCCGTCCCGTCCCGCCCTGCCCTTCCGCATGCTCGCGGCCCTCTACATGGGCGTCGCCCACCTGCTCGGCGGGGGAGCGCGGCTGGTCGGCCAGGGAGCCCGCGACCTCGACCCCGACCACCGCCGCGACGGCCTCGGCTTCATCCTCATCGCCGCCGCGATCGTGGTGGCGGCCCGTGAGTGGTGGGGGCTGCCGGGCGCGGTCGGCGTCGGCGTGCACGCGGTCGTCGCGGGCACGGTCGGCAAGGTCGGTCTGGTGCTGCCCCTGCTGCTGTTCGTCTGGGGCACGATGGTGATGCGGCGTCCCGAGGAGGTCGCCTCGGTCAACCGGATCGTCATCGGCACCACCGCGGTCTGCGTCTCCGCCACCGGCCTGACCCACCTGGCCGCCGGCATCCCCGGCCCCTCCGACGGCGCCCGCGAGATGCGCGCGGCGGGCGGCATGATCGGCTACCTGAGCGCCGCCCCGCTGAACGCCGGCGTGAGCCTGTGGGGTGCCGTGCCGATCCTGTTGCTGCTGGCCTTCTTCGGCGTCCTGGTCGTCACCGCCACCCCGGTCTACGCCATCCCCGAGCGCCTGCGGTACCTGCACGACTCGCTCACCGGCATGGGCACCGACGACGACGTGCGCTACCTCACCCGTCGCCGCCGCGGGCACTCCGACGACGACGGCCCGCTGCACGGTGACGAGGCCTACGCCCAGGCGATCGTGAAGCCGGAGGACGGCGACACCGCGCCGATCCCGACGAGGCCCCGCAAGAAGCAGAAGGTCTTCGACCTCGACGCGGCCGAGGAGGCCGACCGCGAGCGCGAGGCCGGTGAGATCGGGTTGTCCGAGCTGATGGACGCCGGCCGCGCCGCTCCGAAGCCGAAGCCCGACCTTCCGCCGCCCCCGCCGCCCGCCCCCTCGGCCAAGCTCCAGCCGGTCCCGTCGAAGGCTCCCGAGGCCCCGGAGACCACCCAGCTGCCCGAGCGCGTCGAGCAGCTGCTGCTCGCCGGTGACGTGACCTACCACCTGCCGCCCTCCGACATCCTGGCCGCCGGCCCGCCGCCCAAGGAGCGCAGCGAGGCCAACGACAAGGTGGTCGAGTCGCTCACCCGGGTGTTCGAGGACTTCGGCATCGACGCGCAGGTCACCGGCTTCAGCCGGGGCCCGACGGTGACCCGCTACGAGGTCGAGGTCGGCCAGGCGGTGAAGGTCGAGAAGGTCACCGCGCTGAGCAAGAACATCTCCTACGCGGTGGCCAGCGCCGACGTGCGCATCCTGTCGCCGATCCCGGGCAAGTCGGCGATCGGCATCGAGATCCCGAACACCGACCGCGAGACCGTCTCGCTCGGCGACGTGCTGCGCAGCCAGACCGCGCGCCGCTCCGAGCACCCGATGGTGATGGGCGTGGGCAAGGACGTCGAGGGCGGCTACGTCATCGCGAACCTGGCCAAGATGCCGCACATGCTGGTGGCCGGGGCCACCGGTGCGGGTAAGTCGTCGTTCGTGAACTCGATGATCACGTCGCTGCTGATGCGCTCCACGCCCGACGAGGTGCGCATGGTGCTGGTTGACCCCAAGCGCGTGGAACTGACCGCCTACGAGGGCATCCCGCACCTGATCACGCCGATCATCACCAACCCGAAGAAGGCCTCCGAGGCCCTCCAGTGGGTGGTGAAGGAGATGGACACCCGGTACGACGACCTGTCGGCGTTCGGGTTCAAGCACGTCGACGACTTCAACAAGGCCATCCGCAACGGCTCCGTGGTGCTGCCCCCGGGCAGCGACCGGCAGCTCACGCCGTACCCGTACCTCCTGGTCGTGGTCGACGAGCTCGCCGACCTGATGATGGTGGCCCCCCGGGACGTGGAGGACGCGATCGTCCGCATCACCCAGCTCGCCCGCGCCGCCGGCATCCACCTGGTGCTGGCCACCCAGCGTCCGTCGGTCGACGTCGTCACCGGCCTGATCAAGGCCAACGTGCCGTCGCGGATGGCGTTCGCCACCAGCTCGGTCACCGACTCCCGGGTGGTGCTCGACCAGCCCGGCGCGGAGAAGCTGATCGGCCAGGGTGACGCGCTGTTCCTGCCGATGGGTGCCTCCAAGCCCATGCGCGTGCAGGGCGCCTGGGTCAGCGAGAGCGAGGTGGAGCGGGTCGTCGAGCATGTCAAGACGCAGCTCCAGCCGGTCTACCGTGAGGACGTCGCCGCGCAGGTGGTGCGCAAGGAGATCGACGAGGACATCGGTGACGATCTTGAGTTGCTGCTCGCGGCTGCCGAACTGATCGTCACCTCGCAGTTCGGGTCGACCTCGATGCTGCAGCGCAAGCTGCGGGTCGGGTTCGCGAAGGCCGGTCGCCTGATGGACCTGCTGGAGTCCCGTGGCGTGGTGGGACCGAGTGAGGGCAGCAAGGCCCGTGACGTCATGGTGAAACCGGACGATCTTCCTGGCACGCTGGCTCTCATTCGGGGGGAGACCCCGCCGGATGACGATGCCGGGCGGGTAGAAGATCTATGGGAACCAGGTATGGATGATGATTGA
- a CDS encoding helix-turn-helix domain-containing protein gives MVLLRQEIGDVLRDARRQQGRTLREVSSVARVSLGYLSEVERGQKEASSELLASICGALAVPLSSVLHEVSERVAAAENIVPAGVRVPDTVPDGLADELAGAA, from the coding sequence ATGGTGCTTCTACGGCAGGAGATCGGCGACGTGCTCCGTGATGCCAGGCGCCAGCAGGGCCGCACCCTGCGTGAGGTGTCCTCGGTGGCCCGTGTCTCCCTCGGTTACCTGAGCGAGGTCGAGCGCGGTCAGAAGGAGGCGTCGTCCGAGCTGCTGGCCTCGATCTGCGGGGCGCTCGCCGTGCCGCTGTCGTCGGTGCTGCACGAAGTGAGCGAGCGGGTCGCCGCCGCCGAGAACATCGTTCCGGCCGGTGTGCGGGTGCCCGACACCGTTCCCGACGGGCTGGCCGACGAGCTGGCCGGGGCCGCATAA
- the rimO gene encoding 30S ribosomal protein S12 methylthiotransferase RimO — translation MVAPRSDTRSVALVTLGCTRNEVDSEELAGRLAAAGWELVDDAENADVAVVNTCGFVEQAKKDSIDVLMEAAELKDGPARTKAVVAVGCMAERYGEQLAESLPEADAVLGFDSYADLSTHLDAILHGEKPKSHVPVDRRTLLPLTPSARAGAGAGVSVPGHGASSDPVIIGDLPDGVAPVSGPRVIRRRLDGRPWAPLKLASGCDRRCAFCAIPAFRGAFLSRRPADVLTEARWLAERGVKELFLVSENSTSYGKDLGDIRLLETLLPELTAVEGIDLVRVSYLQPAELRPGLLDAIATTPGVAPYFDLSFQHSSNAVLRRMRRFGSTGDFLSLLGTVRQKSPLAGVRSNVIVGFPGETEADVEELAGFLTEARLDVVGVFGYSDEDGTEAAGLDGKLSADEIADRVSHITGLVEELTAQRAEERIGERVRVLVEGVDEDDPDTVVGRAGHQGPEVDGQVLLPGVSATPGEWVDAVVTESLGVDLVASPVSALDGVPSVAVTSAG, via the coding sequence GTGGTTGCCCCTCGTTCCGACACCCGTTCCGTCGCTCTGGTCACCCTGGGATGCACCAGGAACGAGGTCGATTCGGAAGAATTGGCCGGTCGCCTGGCCGCTGCCGGGTGGGAGCTCGTCGACGACGCCGAGAACGCCGACGTCGCGGTGGTCAACACCTGCGGCTTCGTCGAGCAGGCGAAGAAAGACTCCATCGACGTGCTGATGGAGGCGGCCGAGCTGAAAGACGGCCCGGCCCGCACCAAGGCCGTCGTGGCCGTCGGCTGCATGGCCGAGCGGTACGGCGAGCAGCTGGCCGAGTCGCTGCCCGAGGCCGACGCGGTGCTCGGGTTCGACTCCTACGCCGACCTCTCCACCCACCTCGACGCGATCCTGCACGGTGAGAAGCCGAAGTCGCACGTGCCGGTCGACCGGCGCACGCTGCTGCCGCTGACGCCCTCCGCGCGCGCCGGTGCCGGCGCCGGGGTCTCGGTGCCCGGTCACGGCGCCTCGTCCGACCCGGTGATCATCGGCGACCTGCCCGACGGCGTGGCCCCGGTGAGCGGCCCGCGGGTGATCCGCCGCCGTCTCGACGGCCGGCCCTGGGCCCCGCTCAAGCTGGCCTCCGGCTGCGACCGCCGCTGCGCGTTCTGCGCCATCCCGGCCTTCCGTGGTGCCTTCCTGTCGCGCCGCCCGGCCGACGTGCTCACCGAGGCCCGCTGGCTGGCCGAGCGCGGCGTCAAGGAGCTGTTCCTGGTCAGCGAGAACTCCACCTCGTACGGCAAGGACCTGGGTGACATCCGCCTGCTCGAGACGCTGCTGCCCGAGCTGACCGCGGTCGAGGGCATCGACCTGGTGCGGGTCTCCTACCTGCAGCCGGCCGAGCTGCGTCCCGGTCTGCTCGACGCGATCGCCACCACGCCCGGCGTGGCCCCGTACTTCGACCTCTCGTTCCAGCACTCGTCCAACGCGGTGCTGCGGCGGATGCGCCGCTTCGGCAGCACCGGCGACTTCCTGAGCCTGCTCGGCACCGTGCGCCAGAAGAGCCCGCTGGCCGGCGTCCGGTCCAACGTGATCGTCGGGTTCCCGGGCGAGACCGAGGCCGACGTCGAGGAGCTGGCCGGCTTCCTGACCGAGGCCCGCCTCGACGTGGTCGGCGTGTTCGGCTACTCCGACGAAGACGGCACCGAGGCCGCCGGGCTCGACGGCAAGCTGTCGGCCGACGAGATCGCCGACCGGGTCTCGCACATCACCGGCCTGGTCGAGGAGCTCACGGCGCAGCGGGCCGAGGAGCGGATCGGCGAGCGCGTGCGCGTGCTCGTCGAGGGTGTCGACGAAGACGATCCGGACACCGTGGTCGGCCGGGCCGGTCACCAGGGCCCCGAGGTCGACGGGCAGGTGCTGCTGCCGGGGGTTTCGGCCACGCCCGGCGAATGGGTGGACGCGGTGGTCACCGAGTCCCTCGGGGTCGACCTGGTCGCCTCACCCGTCTCCGCCCTCGACGGTGTCCCGTCCGTCGCGGTGACCTCAGCAGGGTGA
- a CDS encoding winged helix-turn-helix domain-containing protein yields MTPSGDPEQRDGERPDRAAETVRLTDPKAMRVLAHPLRITLLGELRVRGPQSVGMLGDLVDEAPGTVSYHVGKLAEFGFVEEAPELARDRRERWWRAVHASTSWSPADDLKDPERHVASSALRRAIAHRYADVFEQYLVAEPAMHPDWVHASTTGDAYLHLTLDQMRDLQSEVNDLVERWEARSVANDRESTQTAVLVYQLFRRPE; encoded by the coding sequence ATGACGCCGAGTGGAGACCCGGAGCAGCGTGACGGTGAACGGCCCGACCGTGCCGCCGAAACCGTCCGCCTCACCGATCCCAAGGCCATGCGTGTGCTGGCCCACCCGCTGCGCATCACGCTGCTCGGTGAGCTCCGGGTGCGCGGCCCGCAGTCGGTCGGCATGCTCGGCGACCTGGTCGACGAGGCCCCGGGCACGGTCAGCTACCACGTGGGCAAGCTGGCCGAGTTCGGCTTCGTCGAAGAAGCTCCCGAGCTGGCCCGCGACCGGCGCGAGCGCTGGTGGCGGGCGGTGCACGCGTCCACGAGCTGGTCGCCGGCCGACGATCTGAAAGACCCGGAACGCCACGTTGCCTCGAGCGCGCTGCGGCGCGCGATCGCGCATCGCTACGCCGATGTCTTCGAGCAGTACCTCGTCGCCGAACCGGCGATGCATCCCGACTGGGTGCACGCGTCCACCACCGGAGACGCCTATCTGCACCTCACCCTCGATCAGATGCGCGATCTGCAGAGTGAGGTGAACGATCTGGTCGAGCGCTGGGAAGCCCGGTCCGTGGCCAACGACCGCGAGAGCACGCAGACCGCGGTCCTCGTGTACCAGCTCTTCCGGAGGCCGGAATGA